A genomic segment from Tachypleus tridentatus isolate NWPU-2018 unplaced genomic scaffold, ASM421037v1 Hic_cluster_2, whole genome shotgun sequence encodes:
- the LOC143242850 gene encoding uncharacterized protein LOC143242850 isoform X2 yields MEAYTSICSENAQSEEIKGKSRFSMRGRTYPPLKISGLYSFTSSEDEPQDPEVIWLSQKKQRKYSVNKKKNKSKNITRRKSSGTDWSDIEKFELTVEPSSVSKTRMRLSRSDNKSKDTQKELTQLVHEASHDNSGIDVSVIHSVNMVSSTEELSAQKDSTVLSDSLEKIKSVSSGNKTGITQKEYSCKGLCGLGMEDKSDNIIQKARFGTVPESEILGSKSTESLNIDTKSRTDCTENKSEQKLNTTCIQEEKQHSMLEKNCSVRHHASPIRYPDVSSSSDELVSFASFKQSFGEELHKNSGHYCRSLFHQNS; encoded by the coding sequence AGAGGAAGAACGTATCCACCTCTGAAAATATCAGGACTGTACAGCTTTACAAGCTCAGAAGATGAACCACAAGATCCAGAAGTAATCTGGCTTTCacaaaaaaagcaaagaaaatattcagtaaataaaaaaaagaataagtcTAAAAATATAACCAGGAGAAAATCTTCTGGAACTGACTGGTCTGATATTGAAAAATTTGAACTAACAGTAGAACCCTCATCTGTTTCTAAGACAAGAATGAGACTTTCAAGGTCtgataataaaagtaaagatACGCAGAAAGAACTAACACAGTTAGTGCATGAAGCTTCTCATGATAATTCTGGTATTGATGTATCAGTTATTCATTCAGTAAATATGGTATCCAGTACTGAGGAATTGAGTGCACAAAAGGATTCAACTGTTTTATCTGACTCGTTGGAAAAAATCAAAAGTGTAAGTAGTGGAAACAAGACAGGTATTACTCAGAAAGAATACAGTTGTAAAGGTCTTTGTGGATTAGGTATGGAAGATAAGTCTGACAACATAATACAGAAAGCAAGGTTTGGAACTGTGCCAGAATCTGAAATTTTAGGAAGCAAAAGTACAGAATCTTTAAACATTGATACCAAGAGTAGAACAGATTGcactgaaaacaaaagtgaacaaaaacttaatacaacCTGTATTCAAGAAGAAAAACAGCACAGTATGTTAGAGAAGAACTGCAGTGTGAGACACCATGCATCTCCTATAAGATATCCTGACGTATCATCCAGTTCTGATGAACTGGTCAGTTTTGCCTCCTTTAAACAATCATTTGGTGAAGAGCTTCATAAAAATTCCGGACACTATTGCAGGAGCTTGTTTCACCAGAACAGCTGA